In Halorientalis sp. LT38, a genomic segment contains:
- the rdfA gene encoding rod-determining factor RdfA, with the protein MTQTQCKIEIVAERYGLDASEGRYGTVDERLLTRWTGADGRDPDGYRTLTEWFNKRLLKSVYDEHGRDTTGTRVSSDYQALTGDDDLLREEVMDDLRADGVDPERVRSDMVSWSTMRDHLNSCLDGEKEVEDSESDWERRSLEVAKNITRSKVREALSSLDTKDVLPEGDTAEIEIQILLSCPDCPIRIPVDDAVERGFVCKDHFPKAPSVEVES; encoded by the coding sequence ATGACCCAGACCCAGTGCAAGATCGAAATCGTCGCCGAGCGGTACGGCCTCGACGCCTCAGAGGGCCGGTACGGCACGGTCGACGAGCGGCTGCTGACTCGCTGGACTGGTGCGGACGGCCGCGACCCCGACGGGTACCGCACCCTCACGGAGTGGTTCAACAAGCGGCTGCTCAAGTCCGTCTACGACGAACACGGGCGGGACACGACGGGGACGCGGGTGAGCAGCGACTACCAGGCGCTGACCGGCGACGACGACCTCCTCCGTGAGGAGGTGATGGACGACCTCCGGGCCGACGGCGTCGATCCCGAGCGGGTGCGAAGCGACATGGTGTCCTGGAGCACGATGCGCGATCACCTCAACTCCTGTCTCGACGGCGAGAAGGAGGTCGAGGACTCCGAATCTGACTGGGAGCGGCGCAGTCTCGAGGTGGCGAAGAACATCACTCGATCCAAGGTCCGGGAGGCGCTGTCCTCGCTCGACACGAAGGACGTGCTGCCCGAGGGCGACACCGCCGAGATCGAGATCCAGATCCTCCTCTCCTGCCCGGACTGCCCGATCAGGATCCCGGTCGACGACGCGGTCGAGCGCGGGTTCGTCTGCAAGGACCACTTCCCGAAAGCGCCGTCGGTGGAGGTGGAGAGCTGA